The Salinispora tropica CNB-440 genome has a window encoding:
- a CDS encoding CPBP family intramembrane glutamic endopeptidase codes for MRLLKQLGVVMAVALVGGLGVAAATGSALLTLALGIATAVLAVFAYGWVVRRTERRVPVEVALTGAGAATRRGMLIGVGMFAVVLGGIALFGGYRVAGWGSPAGMVTLFGIMAGAAVTEELIFRGILFRIVEQRFGTWNALTLTGLLFGLSHLFNPNASVWSSVAIAIEAGGMLAAAYAATRTLWVPIGLHFGWNFAQAGLFGVAVSGSSEPAGLLEGVMSGPVAVSGGEFGPEASLFAVLAGAGLTIVFMWLARRRGGIVPAARRANAAGAVARLPR; via the coding sequence ATGCGGCTGTTGAAGCAGCTTGGAGTCGTCATGGCGGTTGCCCTCGTCGGCGGTCTGGGCGTTGCCGCGGCCACCGGTAGTGCGTTGTTGACGTTGGCCCTCGGCATCGCGACGGCCGTGCTCGCGGTGTTCGCGTACGGGTGGGTGGTGCGTCGGACCGAACGCCGTGTGCCCGTGGAGGTGGCCCTGACCGGAGCTGGTGCCGCGACTCGTCGAGGGATGCTGATCGGTGTCGGGATGTTCGCGGTCGTCCTCGGCGGTATCGCGCTGTTCGGCGGCTATCGGGTTGCCGGCTGGGGCTCCCCGGCCGGCATGGTGACGCTTTTCGGTATCATGGCCGGCGCCGCCGTGACGGAAGAATTGATCTTCCGGGGCATTCTGTTTCGGATTGTTGAGCAGCGATTCGGGACATGGAATGCGTTGACCCTGACCGGCTTGCTGTTCGGGCTGTCGCATCTGTTCAATCCGAACGCCAGTGTGTGGAGCTCGGTCGCCATCGCGATCGAGGCCGGCGGAATGCTCGCCGCCGCCTATGCCGCCACCCGCACGCTGTGGGTGCCGATCGGGCTGCACTTTGGCTGGAACTTTGCCCAGGCCGGGCTCTTCGGCGTTGCGGTATCGGGTAGTAGTGAGCCGGCGGGGCTACTGGAGGGCGTGATGTCGGGGCCGGTCGCGGTCAGTGGCGGCGAGTTCGGGCCGGAGGCCAGCCTGTTTGCCGTGCTCGCCGGTGCCGGGCTGACTATCGTGTTCATGTGGCTGGCCCGCCGGCGTGGCGGGATCGTGCCCGCTGCCCGGCGCGCGAACGCGGCCGGTGCGGTCGCTAGGCTGCCGCGATGA
- a CDS encoding sensor histidine kinase: MIRPGKILDRWRSSDAVVRDLPFPLLLVAASLIPALHVPGTQLGDLPTRPLDALAIVVVALECLPLALRRRWPAGCLALVSFGFALDQLLGYHTVAGIALPVALLSAGAHLERHRRTVAVVGSAAYVLLAVALDRLGSTEGLAGFITFYLVLAFAWGIGVWLRLSRAGEAERRRHVAETTRIAERTRIARELHDVVTHHVTAMVVQAEAARYLSSAPERLDQTLAAVSDTGRRAITDLRYLLDLLDPDDGAEPVPSSVGELHALVERIRRTGHPVEFTEEGGPRGTIGKAEMAAYRVVQEALTNALKYAYGIRTVVHVRYEAAEINVEISTDGSRSGTSQLGGSGRGLAGLRERVGLLGGELSAERRSGGGFVVRARIPEESPE, translated from the coding sequence ATGATCCGCCCCGGGAAGATCCTGGACCGTTGGCGATCGTCCGATGCCGTTGTCCGGGATCTGCCATTCCCGCTGCTGCTCGTCGCGGCCTCGCTGATACCGGCGCTCCACGTCCCTGGGACGCAACTCGGCGACCTGCCAACTCGCCCTCTGGACGCGTTGGCGATCGTGGTGGTCGCCCTGGAGTGTCTCCCGCTCGCCCTACGTCGCCGGTGGCCAGCTGGCTGTCTCGCCCTGGTGTCGTTCGGTTTCGCGCTCGACCAGTTGCTTGGCTATCACACGGTCGCGGGCATTGCCCTGCCCGTCGCGTTGCTGAGCGCGGGCGCTCATCTGGAACGGCACCGGCGCACCGTCGCGGTTGTCGGGTCCGCAGCGTACGTGCTGCTGGCGGTCGCACTCGACCGGCTCGGCTCGACGGAGGGACTCGCGGGGTTCATCACGTTCTATCTGGTGCTGGCTTTCGCGTGGGGGATCGGGGTCTGGCTTCGGCTGTCCCGGGCCGGGGAGGCGGAACGCCGCCGCCACGTTGCGGAGACCACCCGTATCGCTGAACGCACCCGCATCGCTCGGGAGTTGCACGACGTCGTGACCCACCACGTAACGGCAATGGTTGTGCAGGCCGAGGCGGCGCGGTACCTGTCCTCGGCTCCCGAGCGCCTCGATCAGACCCTGGCCGCGGTTTCTGACACGGGTCGGCGGGCCATCACGGATCTACGGTATCTGCTCGACTTGCTCGACCCGGACGATGGCGCCGAGCCGGTGCCGTCGTCCGTCGGCGAACTCCACGCCCTGGTAGAGCGGATCCGGAGGACCGGCCATCCGGTGGAGTTCACCGAGGAGGGCGGCCCCCGCGGCACGATCGGCAAGGCCGAGATGGCGGCGTACCGGGTCGTGCAAGAGGCTCTGACGAACGCCCTCAAGTACGCCTACGGCATCCGTACCGTGGTCCACGTGCGCTACGAAGCGGCTGAGATCAACGTGGAGATCAGCACCGACGGCTCGAGATCGGGTACCAGTCAGCTCGGTGGGAGCGGGCGAGGGCTCGCCGGGCTCCGCGAGCGAGTCGGCCTGCTCGGTGGTGAGTTGAGCGCGGAGCGACGGTCGGGCGGCGGCTTCGTCGTGCGGGCGCGTATTCCCGAGGAGAGCCCCGAATGA